In Caballeronia sp. SBC1, the DNA window GACGGTCGCGAGCCGAACAGCATGCGCGTGCCGTCGGGAGAAGGCCGCGTGTAAAACAGATTGCGCTTGGAGTCGCTGATCATGCGGCGGCCCGGATTCAATACATCCATGAGTCCCGGCGGCAGCGGTTCCGTGGCTATCTGATAACTCGCCACCGGCAGCACGCGACGCGATAAAAAGGGCGACAGGTTTCCCGTATAACCGTTGGTCGCGACCAGCACCCGCTTAGCATCGACCTTGCCACGCGCTGTGTGGACAGCGAAGCGCGCGCCCGTCCGTTCAATTCGTTCCACTGCCGCGTGCGAATGCAGGCTTGCGCCGCACCGCCGCGCAAGCTCGCGTAGCGCGCGGTGATATTTCGCCGTATGCAGGCCGCCGTATTCATCCACAAGAATGCCGCCGTAGTAGTAGTCCGACCCGACTACCGCGCGTTGCTTTGCACGTGTCACCACGTGCACGGTCACGCCGGTTTTCTCTCTGAGCAACTCACCTTGCTTGCGCAGGCGCTCGAAATGACCGGGGGTGAACGCGCCGAAAAAGCGGCCTGTTATCTGCAGATCGGCGTCGAGCGATTCGTCTGCTATAAGGCGCTTGAGATAATCGAAACTCGCCGCGGATTCCGCCATCAGGCGGACCAGCCGTTCCGCCGATACTCCGCGAATAGCGTCGGTCAGCGCAAGTTTCTGCCCACTCGACACCATGCCGCCGCTGCGCGTGCTGCCGCCTGCGCCGATCTCGGCGGCATCCAGCACAGCCACCGACGTACCTTGCCGCGCCGCTTCAACCGCCGCCGATAACCCGCAATAGCCGCTCCCCACGATCACCAGATCCACGCTTGACGGCAGGGCGACGCGCGACGTTTCGGGCGGCGCTGCGTCCCACCAATACGGTGCGATGCGGAAGTCATCGTGGAAAAGCAGTGCGTCGGCTCGCATGGTTGGCTGGCAGTGACTAGTTGCAATCAGTCTAGGAGCGGTTCTTTCATCCGGTCAAATACGGCCAAAAACGTCTTCTATTCATTTTTGATATGACAAGCTTCATGTGGACCGGGAAAATGCAGAGGAGGGAAAGACATGAACCAGAAGCAAATCGAAGCGTTCAGGCTGGTGATGCTGCGCGGATCGATGACTGCAGCGGCTGAAGAACTCGGCACGTCGCAGCCCAGCATCAGCCGCTTGATTGCGGAGCTGGAGGCGTCGACGGGACTGGCGCTTTTCACACGCAACGGAGGCCGGATCCAGGCCACCGATGCGGGCACCGCGTTCTATCGAGAGGTCGACCGTAGCTTCGTGGGACTCGAAAAGCTCGGGCATTCCGCGCGGGAGATCCGCCAGTTCGGCAGTGGCCGGCTGCGTCTGGTAGCGGCTCCAGTGCTGGCGTTATCGTTCGTACCCCTTGTGATCGAGCGCTTTCTTGCGGCGTATCCGCGCATTGC includes these proteins:
- a CDS encoding FAD-binding oxidoreductase — translated: MRADALLFHDDFRIAPYWWDAAPPETSRVALPSSVDLVIVGSGYCGLSAAVEAARQGTSVAVLDAAEIGAGGSTRSGGMVSSGQKLALTDAIRGVSAERLVRLMAESAASFDYLKRLIADESLDADLQITGRFFGAFTPGHFERLRKQGELLREKTGVTVHVVTRAKQRAVVGSDYYYGGILVDEYGGLHTAKYHRALRELARRCGASLHSHAAVERIERTGARFAVHTARGKVDAKRVLVATNGYTGNLSPFLSRRVLPVASYQIATEPLPPGLMDVLNPGRRMISDSKRNLFYTRPSPDGTRMLFGSRPSFREVGEREAARILHAKMVQLWPALRDVRITHAWKGYVAMTGDKLAHIGEHDGVFYALGCNGNGVALMTYLGQRIARTLSGPDTAPGAFGEGPFPLSPGGIARSLSVPVGAVLYQLDDCWNGRVRGALS